The segment GAACGGTCGGAATGGTAGAAAATATTCTAAGCATGCTTTGTGATGAAATAAACTGTAAACCAGCAATACTTGCAACCGGAGGGGATGCAACTATGTTACAGCAGGAGATACCTTTCATCACTGAGGTAATCCCTGAACTGACCCTCGAAGGAATAATGATTACTTATAAAATTCATTCTCTGCCAAATAAACAACTTAGCCCCTTTTGATTTTTTCAATCAACTTCTTATATCTGATGTCCCCTCTCAAGAGAGCCAAATCTTTATCATGCGTTAAATGGTAAATATCCTTATAGCCAAGCACAACTGCTTTTTCCAATGCCTCGAATGCAGCACCAGTATCCTTGATTAGTGCATAACTGCAGGCGAGGTTATAATGCACGTTTGGATCTTCCGGGTGAAGACGGCAGAGTTTCTTGTCTATCAGAAGGCCTTTTTCATACAACCCCCTGGCTGTATATGCGTTTCCTAAATACATGAGGCAATCAATATAATTAGGATTCTGTTCAAGAATACCCTCAAGAAACCAAATAATAAATTCATCACCCTCTCTTCCGAATTCCGGGGACTTAAGAACAAATTCATAATGTGGCAAGGTAATGGAACTAAAAAATCTGTTGCTTGCTTCTGTTTTCATTTTTTCCTTCTTAAAAAAGTGTTTATTGTTTTAATATAGAGCGATTTCAAAACAAAATGCCATTATTTTAGTATAGCGGAATTTCCAGGAAAACAGAGGATTTCTAAAGGCGCAAAAAGTGATATTTTGTTTTTACAGAACTATACGTTATATTGTATCATTGCCGTTTGACTTAAAATATATTTCTAAAATATCAATTTGTCAAGTTTTAGTATAGATTTTATTAAATAAACCAATGCGTCCTGACGTTATCACCGGAGATTTATTATGATAGTAAGTAAGTATCCCCGCATAAAGACCAAACTCCCTGGCCCTCATGCAACGCAGTACCTGGAGAAGGAAAAAATATTTGTTTCACCGTCTTCAACAAAAAGTTATCCACCTGAAGATGTGGCAGCAATTTTTGTTGAGATTATTCAGGGAGAGGGTGGATACATTGTACCTCCGGAAGGATTTCATAGGGCTTTGTATCAATTAACGCGGGATTATGATATTCTTTATGTTACAGACGAAGTACAATCTGGCATGGGGAGGACAGGAAAAATGTTTGCATGCGGGCATTTCGACATTGTGCCGGATATTATTACTCTGGCAAAAGGTATTGCATCGGGGCTTCCCTTGTCCGCGACGGTTGCGTCAGAAGAGTTAATGGACTGGGCATCCGGCAGCCATGCGAGTACATTCGGAGGCAACCCTGTCAGTTGCCAGGCTGCGCTTGCGACTAATTAAGCTTTTGGAAGACGGTTTGATTGAGAATGCTGCCTCCCAGGGCGCTTATCTGATGCATGAATTAAAGAAATTAGAGAAAACGTATCCTATCATAGGGGATGTGAGGGGACTGGGGTTGATGCTTGCTGTTGAATTGGTAAAAGACAAAGAGACCAAAGACTATGCGGTTGAAGAACGGGACAATATTATACAAAAGGCATTTCAGAAAGGCCTTTTACTCCTGGGATGCGGCCGTAGTGCAATTCGTTTTTGTCCTCCGTTAATTCTTTCAAAAAATGATGCCGATACTGCTGTAGCAATATTCGATGAATGTCTTAAAGAACTATTCCAGGGGAAATAAAAGGTATTTGATAAAATATGCCAAAGGAAAAAATTCTTGTTGTAGATGACGAACAGGACCTTGTGAAGTTAATACGATATCATCTTGAAAAAGATGGTTATAAGGTGATAACTGCCTTTGACGGTGAGAACGCATTGTTTTTAGCGAGGAGAGAAAAGCCGGAGCTTATCATATTGGATCTTATGCTGCCGGGGATAGATGGTTTTGAAGTGTGCAGAAAATTGAAGGCAAATCAGGAACTGGCGAACAGTGCCATTGTAATGCTGACAGCAAAAGGCGAGAAAGACGATATAACGGTAGGCTTGAAACTGGGTGCTGATGATTATGTAACAAAACCCTTTAGCCCAAAAGAGCTTATTGCACGTGTTGAAGCGGTTCTCAGGAGAACGAAGACTTCCCAGTCTGTAACGGACTATATTGAAATAGACGGCCTTTCAATTGATTTGTATAAACATGAAGTGACCATTGAGGGAGAAACTGTTTTGTTAACGCTTGCGGAATTCAAAATACTTCACCAGCTAGCCAGCAAACCCGGACGGGTGTTTACCAGAGACCAACTAATTGATGCGGTATCCGGACCTGAAACGTCCGTGATTGACCGGACAATTGATGTACATATAGCATCACTGAGAAAAAAGCTAAAAACGTTTGCAGGTTCTATCATTACCATACGGGGGATAGGATATAAATTCAAAGAGCTGTAGGATGATTAAAAATAAATTGTTTTGGAAAATATTTATTGGTTGTATTTTGCTATTGTGCATATGCCTGATTTTTATGGGATATTTTGCAGGTAATGTGATAAAAAAGCATCATATCAGGTTAGTAAAGAAAAACATGGAAGCAAATGCAATGCTCATTAGTCAGCTCGTTAAAAGATCATTATTGAAAAATGATACAGAAGATGTCGTAAACATGTGCAAAATACTGAGTCGGTACCTGAATATAGAGGTCTCTGTTATTGATACAAAGGGGAAAATTATTGACCAGTCAGGCATCGTGGAATCCAGCATATCTGATCTGGGGAAAGAAACGGCTGACACAGCGTTGCACCAGAAGGTTGCCGGTACCTATTTTGACGACCGTTCCGGTCTCATATATCTGACCATACCCATAAAGACGGGGGAGGAGAGAGAACCAATTGTAATGGTATCTGGTTCTTTGGAAACAGATCACGCAGGTCTTCTTACGACAGTGAAAACGACAATTCTTTATATGCTCCCGGCATTTGCCGTAACAGGAATAATCGGTTTTATCATTATCAGGATAAATACCTCTCCGTTAGTAACTATTAGCCAGATAGCGCAGAACTTTGCACGGGGCAATTTTGCAAAAAAAGTAGAAATTATATCTTCAGACGAGATGGGCGATTTGGCAAATGCAATTAATGCGATGGGCATTGAATTACAATCCCAGATGCAGATTATCCTGGATGACAAAAACAAGCTGGACGCTATTCTAGCTAATATGAACGATGCAATAATTACAACAGATCTGGAGGAGAGAGTTCTTATCGTAAACCAGGCGGCAAATGCATTATTTGGAATACCAAAGGTCAATCAGAACAGTGATTATTTGTGGGAAAAGATAAGAAATGAAAAATTAAGGAGTTCTGTAAAAGAGGTAATCAGAACGCAGGAAAGCAAAACATTTGAAATGGAACTGTCTACGCCTGAAAAGAGGTTGCTGCAAGCACACATTTCCCCCATCCGGATGGATAAAAACACGTATTGGATTCTGCTTGTGTTTCATGATATTACAGAACTGCGGAAACTCGAAAACACCCGTAAAGAATTCGTCGCCAACGTGTCACATGAATTGAGAACACCGCTTGCATCTATTAAAGGCTACGTGGAAACACTGCTTGATAATGCTTCGCTGGATCAGGAACCTGTAAAGGAATTCCTTGCTATTATTATGAAGCATACCCGCCGTCTTGATAATTTGATTAAGGATATTCTGGAGCTATCGAAGCTGGATTCCCACGATTTAAAGATAGAACTCCGGCATTTGGATATACGCCCTTGTCTTGAAAACATTTTTTCACACTACAAGGAGCATTGTATCCAAAAATACCAAACCTTTGAACTTACGGTACCTCCTTCTCTGCCGTCTCTGGAGACGAATGAATATATGCTGCATCAACTACTGACAAACCTGCTCGACAATGCCATAAAATATACACCGGCAGGTGGAAACGTACACCTGAAGGTTGTTTTCACCAATGGATATTTTTTATTTGAAGTATCAGATACGGGCATTGGCATTCCGAAAGAGCATATTCCGCGTATTTTTGAGAGATTTTACCGGGTAGATCCTGCCCGTTCACGGGAAATGGGGGGGACGGGGCTGGGACTCTCTATTGTCAAACATATTGTTAATCTTCACCATGGATCGGTCAGGGTTGAAAGCACCCCTGGCTCCGGAAGTAAATTTATCATTACACTGCCCAAGCAGCAAACCGTGCACAAAGCCTGATGGTGTTGTACCAGCGCTTCGCTCCTAACAATGTATTTTTCTGTGCATACATTTTACTGAAGCGCTGCACTACAAATCATACGCAACAATTTATTTCGCTGTATATAATTCAATATGGCTGAATTCATACTTAATATCATAAAGTATCTGGCCTATATATTTGAAGAAGTATTCTGGCTTAAGGAATTGTTTGTTGCCGGAGTAACTTTACTTGTTTTTCTTTTAGCCAGATGGATATCGAAATTTGATTATAGGGAACAAATGTTTCTCTATCTCGGTTCCTTTATTGGTGTGATATGTCTTGTCTTTAATAATATTGGTTATCTGAGTAGTAATGATAAATTAAAATTCATCGCCCCTACATCATTATTTCTGTTGGCAACTAATGAAAACAGAAAAAATGATTTTGCGCTTTTTCTATTTCTTGCCCCTTATTTTATTATCTCTTACGAATTTTACAGAGGTTTCCATCACGTACTGGTATCATTAATAATACATCTTTTTATTATCTTCTTTATTGTCATTGCTAAAGAAAATACCTATTTTTCTTTTTTCGTTAGTACCGTAATTGGTGCTCTCTATAACCTTATCGGTTATACCAGCCCGCCTAGTACCGATGATCTTATGGCAAATCCAGCATTGATTACCTTAGCGATAAAAAGATTTGGGTTTTATACAAAAAATAGCAAATACGACGAATTTCTCAAATTTTTCTGGACCGTACTTGTGTGCTTTGCTTATTTTGGCAATTGGATTTTTTCCCTTTTTTGAATCGTTTTTCACGGCGCGGTTTTAATGCAGGTAAGTTGGCGCAGCGATAAAAACCAGTCCGGGTTTTGACAGATGATTAATCTTATTCACGAAAGCTGTTTTTCTGTGTGCCCGTTTCCGCGGTAATCCGGAAAAACACAGGATTCAGGGTCAAGCCCGGAATGACAGATAGTTGTATACTTATGTCATTACGTATATACTATTACTATCCGGCAAATGTGTCGAACTATCCGCATTGACTTGACAGATATGTTTTTCACACATATAATTTCATAATTAATAAAGATCTGTAAATTTACCGGTATGAAATATAGCCAAAACAAGCCATGTTTTCGGTGCGTAATCCAATAAGTATCGGAAATTTAACCGGTATTTTTCGAAAAGCAGAGGCTTTTGGCTATACCCAGCATAAAACTTGGCAGACCCAGAGGTCTAATGATATTTAAGAATGCCCAAAAAACGAAATTATTGCCGGAAAACGAGATCATAAAATCCCTGAGACCCACGATAAGACATTATACGTTTTTTCTTGTGATTCTTGCCCTTTGTCTTTATTTGGCCTTTACTAAATCCGGGATACATACTACCAAAGGGTTCAGTATCGCATTCATTAGTGGTTTTCTGGGTGTGTATACTATCCTCTCGGTTTTTACGACAAAATATGTGATTACCTGCCAGGCTGTTTTGATTAAAAAAGGCCCGTTTTCATTGAGGTTTACCGAAGTAAATTACAGTGATATTGACAGCATTTTTGTCAGGCAGGGAAAGATACAGAAGTATTTTAAAACCGGAAATCTTATTATAAATGCTGAACGGATACGCTATGTACTCAGGGGCATTAAAGATCCTTTTAAGATAAAAGAGATTATTAACAAGGAAAAGGCCTCTTACCATGAGAAGCGTGCACTAATGAAAAAAATATTGTAGGTGTTTTCTTCTGTTCAGAGCTATTTCCCGCGGCCGAACAGAACAACATTTATTGTCTTCAGTAATATTATCAGATCCAAAATAAGGCACATATTTTTAATATAGTATAAATCGTATTGCAGTTTTTCTTCGGTCTGTTCCAGTGTTGATGCGTAAGGGTATTTTACCTGTGCCCAGCCGGTCAAACCGGGTCTGACAGCAAGCCGCTGACTGTAGAAAGGTATATTTTTCTCAAACTCCTTAATAAAAATATACCTTTCAGGGCGTGGACCTATCAGGCTCATATTTCCGGCAATGACATTCAGTAACTGAGGGGTCTCATCCAATCTCCACTTCCTCAGGAGCTTTCCAACCTTTGTAATCCTGGGGTCATTATCGGCTGCATAAACAGCGCCGGTATTTGACTCTGCATTTTCCAGCATGGTTCTGAATTTTATGATCTTAAATTGCCTGCCGTCCTTACCAATACGCTCCTGAATATAAAAAATCCTGCTGCCAGTACCTGATTTAATTAAGAGCGCTGTAATTGCCATTACCGGCAAAAGTACTATAAATAATATCAAAGCAATCAGGGCCTCAAAGGCAGGTTTTATCAATCTTCCATACAATTTTGGCTTGCCGGTAACGATCTGTAGCAACCATGCATCGTCAATATGATTAAAAGGTATCTTTCCATTGAGTTGTTCATAAAGGGTGGGCACATCGGTAACATCTATTCCGTTCCAGGAACATTTAATGAGTTCTTTGAGTAAATCAGTATGTTTGCTATGGGTAATAGCTACAATAATCAGGTTAATATTATACTTATGAACGATAGTGTTGAGCGTATGCCTGTTTCCAATAACCGGAATTCCGTCAACCAACGTATCCTTCTTCGTGGTGTCATCATCTATAAAGCCAATAATAT is part of the Candidatus Jettenia sp. AMX2 genome and harbors:
- a CDS encoding sugar transferase — protein: MTFFIIWWRILYSYLLDHPIFTRNTLIIGAGLMGRFILQEIRKSKKTGLHIIGFIDDDTTKKDTLVDGIPVIGNRHTLNTIVHKYNINLIIVAITHSKHTDLLKELIKCSWNGIDVTDVPTLYEQLNGKIPFNHIDDAWLLQIVTGKPKLYGRLIKPAFEALIALILFIVLLPVMAITALLIKSGTGSRIFYIQERIGKDGRQFKIIKFRTMLENAESNTGAVYAADNDPRITKVGKLLRKWRLDETPQLLNVIAGNMSLIGPRPERYIFIKEFEKNIPFYSQRLAVRPGLTGWAQVKYPYASTLEQTEEKLQYDLYYIKNMCLILDLIILLKTINVVLFGRGK
- a CDS encoding ATP-binding protein, yielding MIKKHHIRLVKKNMEANAMLISQLVKRSLLKNDTEDVVNMCKILSRYLNIEVSVIDTKGKIIDQSGIVESSISDLGKETADTALHQKVAGTYFDDRSGLIYLTIPIKTGEEREPIVMVSGSLETDHAGLLTTVKTTILYMLPAFAVTGIIGFIIIRINTSPLVTISQIAQNFARGNFAKKVEIISSDEMGDLANAINAMGIELQSQMQIILDDKNKLDAILANMNDAIITTDLEERVLIVNQAANALFGIPKVNQNSDYLWEKIRNEKLRSSVKEVIRTQESKTFEMELSTPEKRLLQAHISPIRMDKNTYWILLVFHDITELRKLENTRKEFVANVSHELRTPLASIKGYVETLLDNASLDQEPVKEFLAIIMKHTRRLDNLIKDILELSKLDSHDLKIELRHLDIRPCLENIFSHYKEHCIQKYQTFELTVPPSLPSLETNEYMLHQLLTNLLDNAIKYTPAGGNVHLKVVFTNGYFLFEVSDTGIGIPKEHIPRIFERFYRVDPARSREMGGTGLGLSIVKHIVNLHHGSVRVESTPGSGSKFIITLPKQQTVHKA
- a CDS encoding PH domain-containing protein, which translates into the protein MIFKNAQKTKLLPENEIIKSLRPTIRHYTFFLVILALCLYLAFTKSGIHTTKGFSIAFISGFLGVYTILSVFTTKYVITCQAVLIKKGPFSLRFTEVNYSDIDSIFVRQGKIQKYFKTGNLIINAERIRYVLRGIKDPFKIKEIINKEKASYHEKRALMKKIL
- a CDS encoding response regulator, whose amino-acid sequence is MPKEKILVVDDEQDLVKLIRYHLEKDGYKVITAFDGENALFLARREKPELIILDLMLPGIDGFEVCRKLKANQELANSAIVMLTAKGEKDDITVGLKLGADDYVTKPFSPKELIARVEAVLRRTKTSQSVTDYIEIDGLSIDLYKHEVTIEGETVLLTLAEFKILHQLASKPGRVFTRDQLIDAVSGPETSVIDRTIDVHIASLRKKLKTFAGSIITIRGIGYKFKEL